Proteins from a single region of Thermotoga maritima MSB8:
- the rsmD gene encoding 16S rRNA (guanine(966)-N(2))-methyltransferase RsmD, which produces MGETRITGGKYRGRKLKTGNFFRPTMSSVRSALFNMIDIEGKSFLELFCGSCVVSCEALSRGAERVVCVDRSKRALSICRKNLESLNETATIIHSNVVDFLQNTGEKFDVVFLDPPYNDVEIINKTLSLLPKVMKEDSLAVLEKSKRIELDFSNFEVVKRKDYGETELVFLKVKR; this is translated from the coding sequence ATGGGAGAAACGAGAATAACAGGGGGAAAGTACAGGGGAAGGAAGTTAAAAACAGGAAATTTCTTCAGACCCACCATGTCTTCTGTGAGAAGCGCCCTGTTCAACATGATAGACATCGAGGGAAAAAGCTTTCTCGAACTCTTCTGCGGAAGCTGCGTGGTGAGCTGTGAGGCTCTGAGCAGAGGAGCGGAAAGAGTGGTCTGTGTCGACAGATCAAAGCGTGCCCTCAGCATATGCAGAAAGAATCTCGAATCACTCAACGAGACAGCCACGATCATTCACAGTAACGTAGTGGACTTTCTTCAAAACACCGGTGAAAAGTTCGACGTTGTCTTTCTCGATCCTCCGTACAACGATGTAGAGATCATAAACAAAACACTTTCCTTGCTTCCGAAAGTCATGAAAGAAGACAGTTTGGCCGTTCTGGAGAAGAGTAAGAGAATCGAACTGGATTTTTCAAACTTTGAAGTCGTCAAAAGAAAAGATTACGGTGAGACCGAGCTTGTTTTTCT
- the coaE gene encoding dephospho-CoA kinase (Dephospho-CoA kinase (CoaE) performs the final step in coenzyme A biosynthesis.): MVIGVTGKIGTGKSTVCEILKNKYGAHVVNVDRIGHEVLEEVKEKLVELFGGSVLEDGKVNRKKLAGIVFESRENLKKLELLVHPLMKKRVQEIINKTSGLIVIEAALLKRMGLDQLCDHVITVVASRETILKRNREADRRLKFQEDIVPQGIVVANNSTLEDLEKKVEEVMKLVWEKRE, from the coding sequence ATGGTGATCGGTGTTACAGGAAAGATAGGAACGGGAAAGTCCACCGTCTGTGAGATTTTAAAGAACAAATATGGAGCCCACGTTGTGAACGTGGATAGAATAGGCCATGAAGTGCTCGAAGAAGTGAAGGAAAAGCTCGTCGAGCTTTTCGGAGGATCTGTTCTGGAAGACGGGAAAGTAAACCGAAAAAAACTCGCTGGCATCGTCTTCGAATCACGCGAAAACCTGAAGAAGCTCGAATTGCTCGTCCATCCCTTGATGAAGAAGAGGGTACAGGAAATAATAAACAAAACGAGCGGCCTCATAGTAATAGAGGCCGCTCTTTTGAAAAGGATGGGACTGGATCAGCTGTGCGATCACGTCATCACAGTAGTCGCAAGCAGAGAGACGATTCTGAAGAGAAACAGAGAAGCCGACAGACGTTTGAAGTTTCAGGAAGACATCGTTCCACAGGGAATAGTAGTAGCGAACAATTCCACTCTCGAAGATCTCGAAAAGAAGGTAGAGGAAGTGATGAAACTCGTATGGGAGAAACGAGAATAA